A stretch of the Medicago truncatula cultivar Jemalong A17 chromosome 5, MtrunA17r5.0-ANR, whole genome shotgun sequence genome encodes the following:
- the LOC11406315 gene encoding ABC transporter C family member 3, with protein sequence MNLDPVFLSKPIFLHGLSTLIHVLLLVSVLVSWVWKKITTCVINECKERPNSTWFNKITKFCSIGFSSFNFVLFLFNYFYWYRNGWSDEKVVTLFDLALKTVTWFVVFVCFHKGFFFFLSSGQRKRKFSFFFRAWCVFYLFVSCYCFVVDIVVLYENHIELTVQCMVSDVVSFCVGLFFCYVGYCVKNESEESDETIHEPLLNGDTHVGNDNALELNKTKGSDTVTPFSNAGIWSLLTFTWVSPLIAFGNKKTLDLEDVPQLDSRDSVVGAFPIFRDKLEADCGAINRVTTLKLVKSLIISGWKEILITAFLALVNTFSTYVGPYLIDSFVQYIDGKRLYENQGYVLVSSFLFAKLVECLTERHLYFRLQQLGLRIRALLVTIIYNKALTLSCQSKQCHSSGEIINFITVDAERVGTFGWYMHDLWLLALKVTLALLILYKNIGLASIATFVSTVVVMLANVPLGSLQEKFQDKLMESKDARMKTTSEILRNMRILKLQGWEMKFLSKITALRDAEQGWLKKYLYTSAMTTFVCAPTFVSVVTFGTCMLIGVPLESGKILSVLATFKILQEPIYNLPDVISMIAQTKVSLDRIASFLRLDDLQSDIVEKLPPGSSDTAIEVVDGNFSWDLSSPSPTVQNINLKVFHGMKVAVCGTVGSGKSTLLSCVLGEVPKISGVVKVCGEKAYVAQSPWIQSGKIEDNILFGKQMVRERYEKVLEACYLKKDLEILSFGDQTVIGERGINLSGGQKQRIQIARALYQDADIYLFDDPFSAVDAHTGSHLFKECLLGVLSSKTVVYVTHQVEFLPTADLILVMKDGKITQSGKYADLLNIGTDFMELVGAHREALSTLESLDEGKTSNEISTLEQEENISGTHEEANKDEQNGKSGDKGEPQGQLVQEEEREKGKVGFSVYWKYITTAYGGVLVPFILLAHILLQALQIGSNYWMALATPISADVKPPIEGTTLMKVYVGLAIGSSLCILVKGLLLVTAGYKTATILFNKMHLCIFRAPMSFFDSTPSGRILNRASTDQSEVDTGLPYQVSSFAFSMIQLLGIIAVMSQVAWQVFIVFIPVIVVSIWYQRYYSPSARELSRLGGVCEAPIIQHFVETISGTSTIRSFDQQSRFHETNMKLTDGYSRPNFNISAAMEWLSLRLDMLSSIIFAFSLAFLISIPPGIMNPGIAGLAVTYGLSLNMIQAWAIWILCNLENKIISVERIVQYTTIPSEPPLVSEEENRPDPSWPAYGEVDILNLQVRYAPHLPLVLRGLTCMFRGGLKTGIVGRTGSGKSTLIQTLFRLVEPTAGEIIIDGINISTIGLHDLRSRLSIIPQDPTMFEGTVRTNLDPLEEYTDEQIWEALDKCQLGDEVRKKEGKLDSSVSENGENWSMGQRQLVCLGRVLLKKSKILVLDEATASVDTATDNLIQQTLRKHFTDSTVITIAHRITSVLDSDMVLLLSQGLIEEYDSPNTLLEDNSSSFAKLVAEYTMRSNSNL encoded by the exons ATGAACCTTGATCctgtttttctttcaaaacccaTTTTCCTTCATGGATTATCTACCTTAATTCATGTACTGTTGCTTGTTTCGGTTTTAGTCTCATGGGTTTGGAAAAAAATCACAACTTGTGTTATCAATGAGTGTAAGGAGAGACCAAACAGCACTTGGTTTAATAAAATCACAAAGTTTTGTTCTATTGgtttctcttctttcaattttgttctctttctgttcaattatttttactGGTATAGAAATGGTTGGTCAGATGAAAAAGTTGTTACCCTTTTTGATTTAGCTCTCAAAACAGTTACTtggtttgttgtttttgtttgtttccacAAAgggttcttctttttcttgagctcaggtcaaagaaaaagaaagttttcATTCTTCTTTAGAGCTTGGTGTGTTTTCTATCTTTTTGTTTCATGTTATTGTTTTGTGGTTGACATTGTTGTTCTTTATGAAAATCACATTGAGTTAACGGTTCAATGCATGGTTTCTGATGTGGTATCATTTTGTGTTGGTTTGTTCTTTTGTTATGTGGGGTATTGTGTGAAAAACGAGAGTGAAGAAAGTGATGAAACTATTCACGAGCCTCTTTTGAATGGTGATACACATGTTGGTAACGATAATGCTTTAGAGTTGAACAAGACTAAAGGGAGTGACACTGTTACTCCTTTTTCAAATGCTGGAATTTGGAGTCTTCTCACCTTCACTTGGGTGAGTCCACTTATAGCATTTGGCAATAAGAAGACGTTAGACCTTGAGGATGTTCCTCAGCTAGATAGTAGAGATAGTGTGGTTGGAGCTTTTCCTATTTTCAGAGACAAACTTGAAGCTGATTGTGGTGCAATCAATAGAGTAACCACACTTAAGTTGGTTAAGTCATTGATAATCTCAGGGTGGAAAGAAATTCTTATCACTGCTTTTCTTGCATTGGTAAACACTTTTTCTACTTATGTTGGTCCTTATCTTATTGATTCTTTTGTTCAATACATTGACGGAAAAAGGTTATATGAGAATCAAGGCTATGTGTTGGTTTCTTCCTTTTTATTTGCAAAGCTTGTAGAGTGCTTAACAGAAAGACATTTGTACTTTAGGTTGCAGCAACTAGGACTTCGAATCCGTGCACTGCTTGTGACGATCATATATAATAAAGCCTTAACACTTTCATGTCAATCAAAGCAGTGTCACAGTTCTGGAGAAATTATCAATTTCATAACTGTTGATGCCGAAAGAGTTGGTACTTTTGGTTGGTACATGCATGATTTGTGGTTACTAGCTTTGAAAGTTACATTGGCATTGTTAATTTTGTATAAGAACATTGGACTCGCTTCAATTGCTACTTTTGTTTCAACCGTTGTGGTTATGTTGGCAAATGTTCCATTGGGATCATTGCAAGAGAAGTTTCAAGATAAGTTGATGGAGTCAAAGGATGCTAGAATGAAAACCACGTCTGAAATTTTAAGGAACATGAGGATCCTTAAACTACAAGGATGGGAAATGAAGTTTCTATCTAAAATAACTGCACTCAGGGATGCCGAACAAGGCTGGTTGAAAAAATATCTTTACACTTCAGCCATGACTACATTTGTCTGTGCACCTACGTTCGTATCTGTGGTTACTTTTGGTACTTGTATGCTCATAGGGGTCCCACTTGAATCAGGGAAGATTTTGTCAGTACTTGCAACATTCAAGATTCTTCAAGAGCCTATTTATAATCTTCCAGATGTAATTTCAATGATAGCACAAACTAAAGTTTCTCTTGATAGGATTGCATCGTTCCTTCGCCTTGATGACTTGCAGTCCGATATTGTCGAAAAGCTTCCTCCTGGTAGTTCTGATACAGCAATTGAAGTGGTTGATGGGAATTTTTCTTGGGATTTATCTTCGCCTAGTCCAACTGTGCAGAACATAAATCTCAAAGTTTTTCATGGCATGAAGGTTGCTGTTTGTGGTACTGTTGGATCAGGAAAGTCTACTTTACTTTCTTGTGTACTGGGAGAAGTACCAAAGATATCAGGCGTTGTTAAGGTTTGTGGAGAAAAGGCCTACGTTGCTCAATCACCATGGATTCAAAGTGGCAAGATAGAGGATAATATATTGTTTGGCAAACAAATGGTTAGGGAAAGGTATGAAAAGGTACTCGAAGCTTGCTACTTAAAGAAGGATCTGGAAATCTTGTCATTTGGTGATCAAACGGTTATAGGCGAGCGCGGAATAAATTTGAGTGGTGGACAGAAACAAAGAATACAAATTGCGCGCGCTCTTTACCAAGATGCTGATATCTATCTATTTGATGATCCTTTTAGTGCTGTGGATGCTCATACAGGATCTCACCTTTTTAAG GAATGCTTGCTGGGTGTTTTAAGCTCAAAAACAGTTGTTTATGTTACTCATCAAGTGGAGTTCTTACCTACTGCTGACCTTATATTG GTCATGAAAGATGGAAAAATTACTCAAAGTGGAAAGTATGCTGATCTGCTTAACATTGGGACTGATTTTATGGAACTTGTCGGTGCACACAGAGAAGCTTTGTCCACACTTGAATCATTGGATGAAGGAAAAACATCTAATGAAATAAGTACATtagaacaagaagaaaatatCTCTGGCACACATGAAGAGGCAAACAAAGATGAGCAAAATGGTAAATCAGGTGATAAAGGCGAACCACAAGGCCAACTCgttcaagaagaagaaagggaaaaaggTAAAGTTGGATTTTCAGTGTATTGGAAGTATATCACAACTGCATATGGGGGAGTTCTTGTACCATTCATATTATTGGCTCATATTCTTCTTCAAGCTCTTCAAATTGGAAGCAACTATTGGATGGCTTTGGCAACTCCCATCTCAGCCGATGTCAAGCCACCGATTGAAGGAACAACTCTTATGAAAGTCTATGTTGGTTTGGCCATTGGAAGTTCTCTATGCATTCTTGTTAAAGGGTTGTTACTTGTTACAGCTGGTTATAAGACAGCTACTATACTCTTCAATAAAATGCACTTGTGCATTTTCCGTGCCCCGATGTCATTTTTTGATTCTACTCCAAGTGGACGAATCCTCAATAGA GCTTCTACTGACCAAAGTGAAGTGGATACAGGCCTTCCTTATCAAGTAAGCTCATTTGCCTTTTCCATGATCCAGCTTCTTGGAATTATAGCCGTGATGTCTCAGGTTGCATGGCAAGTTTTCATTGTCTTTATACCCGTAATAGTAGTCAGCATTTGGTATCAG CGATATTATTCACCATCAGCCCGTGAACTGTCGCGTTTGGGTGGAGTATGTGAAGCCCCAATCATTCAACACTTTGTGGAAACAATTTCCGGTACTTCGACCATTAGAAGCTTTGATCAACAGTCAAGATTTCATGAAACAAATATGAAACTGACTGATGGGTATTCTCGGCCAAATTTCAACATTTCTGCTGCTATGGAATGGTTATCTTTACGCTTAGATATGTTGTCTTCCATCATATTTGCCTTTTCCTTGGCATTCTTGATATCGATTCCACCTGGAATCATGAATCCAG GCATTGCTGGTCTAGCTGTTACCTATGGTCTAAGTTTAAACATGATACAAGCTTGGGCGATATGGATTCTTTGCAACTTGGAGAACAAAATTATATCGGTTGAAAGGATAGTTCAGTATACAACCATTCCTAGTGAGCCTCCCCTTgtttcagaagaagaaaataggCCAGATCCTTCCTGGCCTGCATATGGCGAGGTTGATATACTGAACTTGCAG GTTCGATATGCTCCACATCTTCCGCTCGTGTTGCGTGGCCTGACATGCATGTTTCGTGGAGGATTGAAAACTGGCATTGTTGGTAGAACAGGTAGCGGCAAATCAACTCTTATACAAACACTTTTCCGTCTCGTTGAACCTACTGCTGGGGAAATTATCATTGACGGCATCAACATCTCTACAATCGGACTGCATGATTTAAGGTCAAGACTAAGCATTATTCCGCAAGATCCAACAATGTTTGAGGGGACAGTGAGAACTAATCTGGACCCCCTTGAAGAGTACACCGATGAACAAATATGGGAg GCGTTGGATAAGTGCCAACTGGGAGATGAAGttagaaagaaagaaggaaagCTTGACTCTTCAG ttaGTGAGAATGGTGAGAATTGGAGCATGGGTCAGAGGCAGTTGGTTTGCCTTGGTAGGGTTCTGCTTAAGAAGAGCAAGATTTTGGTGCTTGATGAAGCAACTGCTTCGGTTGATACAGCTACAGATAATTTGATTCAGCAAACTCTTAGGAAGCATTTCACTGACTCCACGGTCATTACCATTGCGCATCGAATAACTTCTGTTCTTGACAGTGATATGGTTCTACTTCTTAGTCAAG GACTTATTGAGGAGTATGACTCCCCAAACACATTGCTAGAGGATAACTCATCATCTTTTGCTAAGCTTGTTGCAGAGTATACCATGAGGTCCAACTCCAATTTATGA
- the LOC11407391 gene encoding ABC transporter B family member 26, chloroplastic isoform X1 has translation MPPLLTNTHHYHYLLPPSTSHNRHHHRHRHCHQPLITFSSVNRHHFTLSSSKRILLSSSIKSSSINEVSIHNNSESASNASDEFLDRIRKLVSFLPSIFPGGTWWNFSDDVEVSMFNQPVTVWYALGKMWNLVAKDRWVIFAAFSALIIAAVSEISIPHFLTASIFSAQGGDIKVFHGNVRLLILMCVTSGICSGIRGCFFGIANMILVKRMRETLYSSLLLQDISFFDNETVGDLTSRLGADCQQVSRVIGNDLNLILRNVLQGGGSLIYLLILSWPLGLCTLVICSILAAVMLRYGWYQKKAARLIQEVTASANNVAQETFSLIRTVRVYGTEEEEHGRYKWWLEKLADISLRQSAAYGFWNFSFNTLYHSTQIIAVLFGGMSILSGHITAEKLTKFILYSEWLIYSTWWVGDNVSNLMQSVGASEKVFNLMDLSPSNQFITEGVKLQSLTGHIEFVNVSFHYPSRPTVHVVQHVNFVVNPSEVVAIVGLSGSGKSTLVNLLLRLYEPTSGQILIDGVPHKDLDVMWWRERIGYVGQEPKLFRMDISSNIRYGCTRDVNQEDIEWAAKQAYAHDFISALPSGYETLVDDDLLSGGQKQRIAIARAILRDPKILILDEATSALDAESEHNVKGVLRSVRSDSSTRRSVIVIAHRLSTIQAADRIIVMDKGQIVENGSHRELLLKDGLYARLTRKQADTME, from the exons ATGCCTCCACTACTCACAAACACACATCACTATCATTACTTACTTCCTCCTTCAACCTCTCACAACCGCCATCACCACCGTCACCGCCACTGCCACCAACCTCTTATCACATTCTCCTCCGTCAACCGCCACCATTTCACCCTCTCTTCTTCCAAACGCATTCTCTTATCCTCTTCAATAAAATCATCTTCCATCAATGAAGTTTCAATCCACAACAATTCAGAATCAGCTTCCAATGCTTCTGACGAGTTTCTTGACAGAATACGCAAATTGGTTTCTTTCCTTCCTTCTATTTTCCCTGGAGGAACATGGTGGAACTTCTCCGATGATGTCGAGGTTTCCATGTTCAATCAACCCGTTACCGTTTGGTATGCTTTGGGTAAAATGTGGAACCTTGTGGCGAAAGATAGATGGGTTATTTTCGCTGCTTTTTCTGCTCTTATCATTGCAGCA GTTTCGGAGATTTCTATACCACATTTTTTGACAGCATCGATATTCTCGGCGCAAGGTGGTGATATTAAAGTTTTTCATGGGAATGTGCGTTTGCTGATTCTCATGTGTGTTACTTCTGGAATTTGCAG TGGGATACGAGGTTGCTTTTTTGGCATTGCAAACATGATTCTG GTTAAGAGAATGAGAGAAACATTATACTCTTCCCTTCTTCTTCAG GATATATCATTTTTTGACAATGAAACAGTAGGTGATTTGACAAGTAGACTTGGGGCAGATTGTCAGCAAGTTTCAAGAGTTATTGGAAATGATCTTAATTTGATACTGCGCAATGTCCTTCAG GGGGGAGGTTCATTAATCTACTTGTTGATTTTGTCTTGGCCACTTGGTTTATGTACGCTGGTGATATGCTCCATATTAGCAGCGGTCATGTTACGTTATGGATG GTACCAGAAGAAGGCAGCAAGGTTGATCCAAGAAGTCACTGCTTCTGCTAATAAT GTAGCTCAAGAGACATTCTCTCTTATTAGAACTGTTCGAGTTTATGGaactgaagaagaagaacacggAAG GTACAAATGGTGGCTTGAAAAATTAGCTGACATAAGCTTGCGACAAAGCGCTGCATATGGATTTTGGAATTTCAGCTTCAACACTCTTTATCATTCAACTCAG ATTATTGCTGTGCTGTTTGGAGGAATGTCTATTCTATCGGGTCATATTACAGCAGAGAAACTTACTAAGTTTATACTATATAGTGAATGGTTAATTTATTCAACCTGGTGGGTGGGGGATAATGTATCCAATTTAATGCAATCAGTTGGAGCTAGTGAAAAGGTGTTCAACTTGATGGATCTCTCACCTAGCAACCAATTTATAACAGAAG GAGTGAAGTTGCAGAGTTTAACAGGGCATATTGAGTTTGTAAATGTATCTTTTCACTATCCTTCAAGACCAACG GTACATGTAGTGCAGCATGTAAACTTTGTTGTCAATCCTAGTGAGGTGGTTGCCATT GTTGGTCTTAGTGGTAGCGGGAAAAGCACTTTGGTGAATCTATTACTCCGTCTCTACGAGCCTACAAGTGGTCAG ATTTTGATAGACGGTGTCCCTCACAAAGACTTGGATGTCATGTGGTGGAGAGAGAGGATCGGATATGTGGGACAG GAACCGAAGTTATTCCGGATGGATATTAGCTCGAACATCAGATATGGATGTACCCGCGATGTAAATCAGGAGGATATTGAGTGGGCTGCAAAGCAGGCCTATGCTCATGACTTTATCTCAGCACTTCCTAGTGGTTATGAGACACTTGTTGATGACGATCTTTTAAGTGGCGGACAAAAGCAACGAATTGCTATCGCTAGGGCCATTCTTAGGGACCCGAAAATATTGATTCTTGATGAAGCCACTAGTGCATTGGATGCTGAAAGTGAACATAATGTGAAG GGTGTTCTTCGATCGGTTAGAAGTGATTCTTCAACAAGGAGAAGTGTCATAGTCATTGCACACAG GCTTTCTACCATACAAGCCGCTGACAGGATTATTGTGATGGATAAGGGTCAAATAGTTGAG AATGGAAGTCACAGGGAACTTCTCTTGAAAGACGGTCTATATGCTCGATTGACTAGAAAGCAGGCTGATACCATGGAATGA
- the LOC11407391 gene encoding ABC transporter B family member 26, chloroplastic isoform X2 yields the protein MILVKRMRETLYSSLLLQDISFFDNETVGDLTSRLGADCQQVSRVIGNDLNLILRNVLQGGGSLIYLLILSWPLGLCTLVICSILAAVMLRYGWYQKKAARLIQEVTASANNVAQETFSLIRTVRVYGTEEEEHGRYKWWLEKLADISLRQSAAYGFWNFSFNTLYHSTQIIAVLFGGMSILSGHITAEKLTKFILYSEWLIYSTWWVGDNVSNLMQSVGASEKVFNLMDLSPSNQFITEGVKLQSLTGHIEFVNVSFHYPSRPTVHVVQHVNFVVNPSEVVAIVGLSGSGKSTLVNLLLRLYEPTSGQILIDGVPHKDLDVMWWRERIGYVGQEPKLFRMDISSNIRYGCTRDVNQEDIEWAAKQAYAHDFISALPSGYETLVDDDLLSGGQKQRIAIARAILRDPKILILDEATSALDAESEHNVKGVLRSVRSDSSTRRSVIVIAHRLSTIQAADRIIVMDKGQIVENGSHRELLLKDGLYARLTRKQADTME from the exons ATGATTCTG GTTAAGAGAATGAGAGAAACATTATACTCTTCCCTTCTTCTTCAG GATATATCATTTTTTGACAATGAAACAGTAGGTGATTTGACAAGTAGACTTGGGGCAGATTGTCAGCAAGTTTCAAGAGTTATTGGAAATGATCTTAATTTGATACTGCGCAATGTCCTTCAG GGGGGAGGTTCATTAATCTACTTGTTGATTTTGTCTTGGCCACTTGGTTTATGTACGCTGGTGATATGCTCCATATTAGCAGCGGTCATGTTACGTTATGGATG GTACCAGAAGAAGGCAGCAAGGTTGATCCAAGAAGTCACTGCTTCTGCTAATAAT GTAGCTCAAGAGACATTCTCTCTTATTAGAACTGTTCGAGTTTATGGaactgaagaagaagaacacggAAG GTACAAATGGTGGCTTGAAAAATTAGCTGACATAAGCTTGCGACAAAGCGCTGCATATGGATTTTGGAATTTCAGCTTCAACACTCTTTATCATTCAACTCAG ATTATTGCTGTGCTGTTTGGAGGAATGTCTATTCTATCGGGTCATATTACAGCAGAGAAACTTACTAAGTTTATACTATATAGTGAATGGTTAATTTATTCAACCTGGTGGGTGGGGGATAATGTATCCAATTTAATGCAATCAGTTGGAGCTAGTGAAAAGGTGTTCAACTTGATGGATCTCTCACCTAGCAACCAATTTATAACAGAAG GAGTGAAGTTGCAGAGTTTAACAGGGCATATTGAGTTTGTAAATGTATCTTTTCACTATCCTTCAAGACCAACG GTACATGTAGTGCAGCATGTAAACTTTGTTGTCAATCCTAGTGAGGTGGTTGCCATT GTTGGTCTTAGTGGTAGCGGGAAAAGCACTTTGGTGAATCTATTACTCCGTCTCTACGAGCCTACAAGTGGTCAG ATTTTGATAGACGGTGTCCCTCACAAAGACTTGGATGTCATGTGGTGGAGAGAGAGGATCGGATATGTGGGACAG GAACCGAAGTTATTCCGGATGGATATTAGCTCGAACATCAGATATGGATGTACCCGCGATGTAAATCAGGAGGATATTGAGTGGGCTGCAAAGCAGGCCTATGCTCATGACTTTATCTCAGCACTTCCTAGTGGTTATGAGACACTTGTTGATGACGATCTTTTAAGTGGCGGACAAAAGCAACGAATTGCTATCGCTAGGGCCATTCTTAGGGACCCGAAAATATTGATTCTTGATGAAGCCACTAGTGCATTGGATGCTGAAAGTGAACATAATGTGAAG GGTGTTCTTCGATCGGTTAGAAGTGATTCTTCAACAAGGAGAAGTGTCATAGTCATTGCACACAG GCTTTCTACCATACAAGCCGCTGACAGGATTATTGTGATGGATAAGGGTCAAATAGTTGAG AATGGAAGTCACAGGGAACTTCTCTTGAAAGACGGTCTATATGCTCGATTGACTAGAAAGCAGGCTGATACCATGGAATGA